The following are encoded together in the Peromyscus leucopus breed LL Stock chromosome 1, UCI_PerLeu_2.1, whole genome shotgun sequence genome:
- the LOC114684191 gene encoding killer cell immunoglobulin-like receptor 3DL1 has protein sequence MHGSSSTGKFVLGPVTPAYAGTYRCYGFNYQSPDETSAHSDPLKIIISVHIKKEQSRTLSRLSAENRLGRSQANFKIGPVTPDHAGTYTCYGSYNPSPYEWSDSSDPIDIKITGLYKKPSLSALMSPVVMSGENVTLSCISDHQFDMFHLSREGVPLGQGLPAMQSHNRTFQANFLLGPVIWKGNYRCYGSFSNSSHVWSSPSDPWYLPVTDNHWNLHILIGLSVTMILVVLIIIILNCYCCSGIKRKSQEQASERHLSSVRNQHQRNTAIMDQDSEVRATLNRQDPERQEVQEVTYLKFDQMIFKQILATPNSQIHKEFSTNPSLYLEVRK, from the exons ATGCATGGAAGCTCATCCACAGGGAAATTTGTCTTGGGTCCTGTGACACCAGCATATGCAGGAACATACAGATGCTATGGTTTTAATTATCAATCCCCTGATGAAACTTCAGCACACAGTGACCCTCTGAAGATCATAATTTCAG TTCACATAAAAAAGGAACAATCAAGGACTCTCTCCAGACTTTCTGCTGAAAATCGTCTTGGGAGGTCCCAGGCTAACTTCAAAATAGGTCCTGTGACACCTGACCATGCTGGGACTTACACATGCTATGGTTCTTACAATCCCTCACCATATGAGTGGTCAGACTCTAGTGACCCCATTGACATAAAGATCACAG GTTTATATAAGAAACCTTCTCTGTCAGCCCTGATGAGCCCTGTGGTGATGTCAGGAGAGAATGTGACATTGTCCTGCATCTCTGACCATCAGTTTGACATGTTCCACCTGTCCAGGGAAGGGGTGCCTCTGGGACAGGGGCTGCCTGCAATGCAGAGTCACAACAGGACATTCCAAGCCAACTTCCTTCTTGGTCCTGTAATCTGGAAAGGCAACTATAGATGCTATGGCTCTTTCAGTAACTCTTCCCATGTGTGGTCATCCCCAAGTGACCCATGGTACCTTCCTGTCACAG ATAACCACTGGAACCTGCATATTCTGATTGGGTTGTCAGTGACCATGATCCTTGTtgtcctcatcatcatcatcctcaacTGTTATTGTTGTTCTGGCATAAAAAGAAAGTCTCAGGAACAAGCTAGTGAACGTCATCTGAGTAGTGTGAGAAACCAACACCAGAGAAATACAG CCATCATGGACCAAGACTCTGAAGTGAGAGCAACACTGAACAGACAG GACCCTGAAAGACAAGAAGTGCAGGAGGTGACATACTTAAAATTTGATCAGATGATCTTCAAACAAATATTGGCCACTCCCAATTCCcagattcataaggaattttctacTAATCCCAGTTTGTacttggaagtcagaaaatga